The genomic interval TTTGGGGTCCCAGGGCCCCAGGCCACCTCTCCTGCCTCCTGTCCTTGTGCAGGAAGATGCTGCCAGCCCCCTGGCTGTCCTGGAGGAGCTGACCTCGGGGGACTGCCGCCAGGAGCTTGCCACCAAGCTGGTGAAGCTCTTTCTTGgccagggcctggctgggcccTTTCTGGACTATCTCACCCGGCGTGAGGTGGCACGGACCAGTGAGTTGCCTGCATGACCCTCATGCATCACTCCCCAAGGATGAGTCTGCAGCGCGTCTCTGGGAGAGAAATGGGGGGGCCTCAGGCAGCGGGCAGGGGCTGCTGTGTCTGTATGTGTCGGAGGTGGCACGGGCTGTGCACTCCCAGTCAGCTGGGAGCATGGTcctgggttcaggccctggtttTGCTACtcatgagctgtgtgaccctaggcagCTCACTTAACCACTCTGGGCCTTTGTACTGTGAACGGAGTTGACGTTGCAAATCTCCTCAATTCCTGAGGCTGGAAGAATCATGACCCCCACCttgggtgggtggggtgaggtggaTTCAGCCACCCAAATCCCAGCAAACACTTCCCTCTGTCCTCCCAGCTGACCCCAACACCCTCTTCCGTTCTAACTCCCTGGCATCCAAGTCAATGGAACAGTTTCTGAAGGTGAGTTGGTGAAGGCCTAGGGGGGCCCGACAGCAGCTTCCTCAAGGGAACTCCCTTCCCAGTGCTTACTCGGACCCCAGAGCTTGGCCAGCCTCAGGTAGCACTGGGTGACTGAGCTGCGGTGCTGGTGGCTGGTGGCTGGCCTAGCCCTGAGTCGCACCCCAACCCCAGCCCTTGGGCAGGCCCCCGCCTCGCTCTGAACCTCTCCCTGCGTGGTCCCCCTGACCCTCGCTCACGGGCACACCCTGGCCTCGCCCTCAGCCCCGCCCTGTGTggtgcccccctgcccccagctcgtGGGCATGCCCTACCTGCACGAGGTCCTGAGGCCGGTGATTAACCGCGTCTTCGAGGAGAAGAAGTACATGGAGCTGGACCCGTGCAAGATGGACCTGGGCCGCACCAGGTGAGCCAAGCCTGAGGGGTGAACCGTCCACGGGCCCCTTGTCTGCCTGCAGCCTTGTCAGGCCGGGTCTCTGCcgactgccccccacccctccctccagcacGACTGCTCAGGAGCCCCGCATTCTACCTCAAAGCCTCCCCTGCAAGCGCCCAGCCCCTCAGACGGTGTCATGCAGTGGTTATGGGCAGGACTCTGAGACATGAGTTCCCGgggtccaaatcccagctctgccacacctgctgggcaagttacttaaacccCCGTGAATATCTACCTGATGGATTGTCATGAGAATTAACTGAGTTATATACACAAAGCCCAGCATTAACTAATACTCCATAAGTACTAGTTATTTCTGTTATCGTGGTGGTGGTGGCTGAGGCCCTTGGGGGAGGGCCCCGCGTGGGTCTGCGAGCAGAGGTGGCATCCTGCAGCGCTCGATGACATGGGGTTAGGGAGCAGGGCAGTGACGGGGTCAGGGGAGTCAGTTCATGCCTCCCTGggctcctcctttctttttttgttttggctgtgccgtgcagcatacgggatcttagttccctgaccagggatcgaacccgcgccccctgcagtgcaagtgcagagtcttaaccagtggaccgccagggaagcccatgggctCCTCCTTTATTGCCAGGACTTTCCTCCTCCAGCTAGGGTGGGCGGGCTTGTTCCTGCCAAGCCATCCGAGCCGGTTGCTGGGCAGTCCATTGGGGACCATGGTGGAGGCAGGAGAGGGTCTTTCCTTCACTTTGGGCCTTGCCCAACAAGTGCTGCCCTCACCTTCCGACCACCCCGGAGGCAGGTATTAGgaccctttttacagatgaggaaactgagactcagagaggggagGTCACCTGCCTAAGCTTGCACAGTTGGGAAGTTGCAAAGtggggatttgaatccaggccctgAGCAGAAGGGCAGAGTCCATCTGTGAAACCCCTAGGCCAGGGCTTTTCCCAGCACCCCTGGCAAGGATGGTGGGAGTCAGTGGGCGCCCGCAGGGAGCTGGAGCATCCAGGAAACTGGGCAGACTCTGGAACCGGCAGTCTTGAGTTATAGTCTCTGTTCTGCCACCTATTTGCAGggggacctctctgagcctcagtttcctcatctgttaaatgggaacaATCAGCCTACTTAATCTAACATTGGGTTGCCATTAGGATTAAATGATTCAATGCCAGAGACAATTAGTTCAGGGCTTAGCTTGTTGGGTCCAGGGCACAGTGGGGCTGAGAACCCCCAGCCTGGCTTCCATGGAATTCACAATCTTAGGGTAGGCAGGACAGACCCTAAACCTGCAtggggacaggaaggaagggagcaagATCATTGCAGGTAGAAAAGTGCTATTCCATCGTCTATTCAACGAAACAAttgttaagcacctactatgtgccaggcactgggctgaaaGCTGAGTTCGTAGCAGGGAGAAAATGGACACAAGTCCCTCTTCTCgggggagacagataataaactaAAGAAGAAGGTTATTGCAGGCGATCAGTGGAAAGGAGGGAGATAAAGTGAGGGAGGGTCCTGGCAAGAGccaggagcaggggaggggcttGCGATATTCCGTAGGGTGTCACAGGGACAGCCTCCCAGAGAAGGGGACATGGAAGCAAAGACTTGGAGGAGTTGAGGGAGGGAGTCGTGCACAGATCTGctggaagagtgttccaggcaagGGGAAccgcaagtgcaaaggccctggggcaggagtgtGTGTCTGGCAGGTCCATGCTGAAAATGCACTGAACCAGGGTCCGTGATGATgagcagtgggggagggatggcctCTTTGAGGAGGTGATTCCCAGCAGGGGGATCAGCAGGTACAAAGGCCCCAAGACAGAAATAAGCTCCGTGTGTTGAAGCAGCTGCAGTGGAATGGTAGGAGGGGAGGCCATGGAGATGGGATGGGAAGGTGGGTGCTCTCTGAGCTCAGTTGGGGCCcatggagggttttgagcaggcaGATGCCAGGCTCTGAGGCGGAGCCCTCCACTTGCTCCCCCAGGAGAATCTCCTTCAAGGGTGTGCCCTCCGAGGAGCACGTGCGGGAGGCCAGCCTGGGACTGCTGACGGGCTACCTGGGGCCCATCGTGGATACCATTGTGGGCTCCGTGGGGCGCTGCCCGCCCGCCATCCGTCTCGCCTTCAAGCAGCTGCGCCAGTGCGTGGAGGAGCGCTTTCCCCAGGCAGAGCACAAGGTGGGCCAGGCACTCCCATTgggcagatggggagactgaggctggggaggggcagtagcttgtccagggtcacagggagaggaagggcaggGGCGGGACAAAACCTGAGCTGCCTACGCTGAAGTGCTGTGTGTCTTGGCAGAAGTGGGGACAGTGTTCTGATAGGATCTGGGACCCaggggtgatgatgatgatgatgatgatgatgatgatgataataatagcagtTAACACTATATATAGCCCTTTCTAGGAGTCAGACcttgttttacatatttattacctCGCCTAGTCTTCACTTCCACCCTACGAGCCGGGTGCcagtattattccattttacagaggaggaaactgaggcccagggaggttaagTTACACAGCTAGGAGCGGGTAGTGATGGGATAGGCACCCACCCAGGCAGACTCCTGAACCTGTGCTCATGACCACCAAATAATACAGTCTGGCGCAAAGCAAGTGCTTCTTAAATTCCAGCTATtagagagacagggagacagagagacagagagacagagatggctGGCACACAGGACTCAGTAGCAGACAcctaaaataaagtctaaaaagAAATCCCTGCACATGCTAGTGCTTTTCCAATACTGATACAAAAGCTGAACTCTAGGTGCTGTAGGGTTCAGGCAGGTGAGGTAAATGAACAGAGCAGTCAAGGTGTTGTACAGTAGGGAGTGGTAGGGACTGTGGCAAACTGGAGCTCCCACAGCTTGTCTTAAAGGGGCAGATCCAGACAATCAATTATTGCCATGTAGGAATGGGGACCCAATATTGCCTGATCttcagagtttttttgttttttaatccaacaGTCTGGATTTTATGTGtggaatcttattttttaaattttggcactAGTTTACCTAACAACAATAACACAACAATAATACTTTGAGCCAATCATTACACGTTTGCAGCTGGACTGGCCTGTGGGTTGCCAGTTTGAGACCCCCAGGTTTAATGCTCAGCATGCCTTCCGAGGTGGCAGTCACGGTCCTTGCTTACAAATGACACCGAGTGAGGCTAGGTCTTACGCAGCACTGACATAATAGAAATGCAGACTGGGGTTCGCTTTGCAGAAAGATCTAGGACCCGCTAAATGTTGGAGATGTAATGGCCCAACCCCTAGAGCCTGGGTTAAGAGGTCCTGATTTATGCCACACCTCTCCCcacttacagatggggaaaccgaggcccagagaggtgaggcaCCTTGGCCAAGAGTCGTGGACTCGAGGCTAGGCCTCCAGACCCGCAGTGGGAACCGCTTCCTTCTTCCCTCATCCCCACCTGCGGATTGAGCTCTGGGCCTCCAAACTGGGACATGGGTGATTTACCCCACAGCTGCAGGGCTCTTGCCTGGGTTGCCAGTGGAGGTGCTAAGTGGGACACAGccaaggcagggaggaagggagggaagcggGAGGCCAGCGCCCCAGACAGCCTGGCCCTTGTGGGAGGAACCAAGATCAATGACACCCAAGTGTCGCCCAGTTTTCAGCCTCCATGGTAGGCAGAGGCCACGGGCAGGGAGCAGGGACTTCCTCAGGCCCACGAGGATGGGTGGGGTCGCAGGAACCCAAGGGAGCCCCTTTCTTTGCCGCTCTGATACTTGTTCCTCCTTAAGAAAGGAGGAAGTTGATGAGCTGATATCAAAGGCTAAAATTACCCTGGAACATAGTGGGCTGGGGGGGGCAGGCTTGGGAGCAGTTCAGGGTTCCAGATGAGTGggacctccaccctcacctctgGGCAGCTCCAGGTGCCCAGCTCCTGTCAGGGCTCACTGTCAACTCAGAGGTGCCCCCGGGAAGTTGGCACACACCCAGAGAGGGTATTGTCTTATGTGTGAATACAACCCCTAAATAAACACTGCAGCACATTCTCGGGCTAAATATAGCTTGGTGAGTGTGAGGGGTAGGTGAGGAGCCCCCTGGGGGGAGCTTGCACCCAGGATAGAGAGACACCTTCTCCCCAGGTCCCCTCTGCTGGAGCTGGGGGCACCAGCCTTACGTGCATGCAGGTGGGCCAGGCCTGGGTCTCACACAGAGGGGCGCCATGCTTTACAGTTTGCAGGGGGCAGAGGCTGGCAAGGGAGCCAGCTGAACTGGGTTCaccactgagcctcagtttcctcatctggaaaacagaGATAATAGTATCTACCCCCATGGGATTGCTTTAGGAGTAAAGGTGACAGTTCAGGCTTAGTTTTTGACACTCCATAGCTAGTGTTGAATGAAGGAGAGTGTGGTGAAGAGcagagttcaaatcctgcctgggttcaaatcctggctctgccacttatagctgtctggccttgggcaagtcacctgacACCTCTGAGCCTCTGGTTCCTCAGCTGTAAACTGGGAATAATGATGATGCCTCTTTCATAGGGCTGTGCCcgtagcacagtgcttggcacaaagcAGACTCTGAGGCTGTTTGGCTAATTCTGATCGTGCAGGATTGGTATTATTACTCCATTTTCcacgtggggaaactgaggcccagagaggaaaagCCTCCTCGGCAGACCAGGACGGCCTCCTGACCTGTCTCCCATTCTACTTCCCCTTGTACCACCAATCTTTAGTCcttgctgcctcagtttccccagctgagAAGTGGATTTGAGGGACCCCTCTCACCTGCCACTCCTCTCCGCAGGATGTGAAGAACCTGGCCATAAGTGGCTTTCTCTTCCTGCGATTCTTCGCTCCTGCCATCCTCACCCCGAAGCTGTTTGACCTTCGGGACCAGCACGCAGATCCCCAGACCAGACGCTCACTGCTGCTGCTTGCCAAGGTGCCGGCAGTGGAGCCCCCCCATCTCGGGTGCCCTTAGCCAGTGAGAAGCATGGGAGGAACAGAGTGGAGGCCGGACCCATGGAAGACCCAAATGAAGCCCGGAGAAACCTCTGTTTGAAACGGCACCATTAGCTTTCCATCCTGAATGTGAAagcattcatttctctttctaattcccTCTTTGGAACAAAACCCCTACCCTTCCAGGGGGAAAGCGGGAAGCAGGCTAGCAGTCATTTATGCCTTAGTATGAATTAGACCATCCTTTGCAAAGgggccacattctgaggttctgatgGGCTCGAGTATGCATGATGGCATCAAGCAGTCCTGAATGGGGTTATCTGGGTTCAGGAGGGGACAAAATAAAAGCACTGGGGATACATATCTGTGCACAGAGAGGGACAGATACCATCTAAAGCAGGTGCTGCTAggagttttctccttttcttgagCACTGATTTGGGAGCCAGGACTCTGGGGATCTGTTCTGGGTCTACAGAGGGCCTTCCTCACTGCAGTGACCTTGGTGCTGGCATCCCCTGCTTCTTTGCTCCAGGCTGTGCAGAGCATTGGAAACCTGGGCCAGCAGCTGGGCCAGGGCAAGGAGCTGTGGATGGCCCCCCTACACCCCTTCCTGCTGCAGAGTATTTCGCGTGTGAGAGACTTCCTGGACCAGCTGGTGGATGTGGATGGGAAGGAGGGTGAGTTCCTGTGGCCCTGCCACAGCCAGCTTGTCATTCCACTGGACCCTCGGGACCTGCCCTtctaccacccctcccccacccctagcACTGAGACCGTGGACCTGTGGGTCAGCtagtcagtcaacaaacatttcctgGCACATACCGTGCTAGGTCCCACAGACGAAAAGACTCAGGCCCTCCAGACCATTCCAGCCCGTGTGGAGATGTGAGTGGGAATCGTGGCATGGTACTCATGCAATTGACAAATATCTATTAAGTGCCTACTTTGTAATAGccactgttccaggtgctggggaaACAGCAGTGGACGAAACAGAAGAAAGTCCTGCTCTCGTGGAAGTTTTATTCTAGTGGAGACAACAAGCTGTACACAAGATTAATTACCAAATCACATGTGTTAACGGAGTGATAAGTgcttaggagaaaaaataaaagagggaagggAATATTGGGCTGGGGGTGGCAGGTCATTCTTTTAGAGAGGGTGGCCAGGAATGGCCTCACTAGGGTGATATTGGAATAAAGACCTGAAAGAGGACAGAGAGCAAGCCATGAGGATCCTGGGGAAGTGTTCCAGGCTgggcacagcatgtgcaaaggccctgaggtggggacAGAGAGTGATAGTGAGGGGGCCAGTGAAGAAGAGTGAATGAGAGGGAGTGAAAGAGAGGTGAGGGGGGCAGATCATGTGGGGTTGCTGGAAGGATTTTGGCTTTCACCTGGAGTGAAATGGAACTACGGGAtagttttaagcagaggagttgGGGGTGAGTCTGTATCAGAGTGTGGGGCCCGGGTTATGAGACAGTTGGGTCCAAGTCACATAGGAGCAGCCTGTCCAAATGTGGAGGCCTGGTTGTGGCCTGATGAGGTCCCTGTGTGCTGGGGAGGGCCTGTGTCTGGACCCCTAAGGGTGGCTAGATCCAGGGCACTCCCTGGACTGACTCCATAAGGCGTGGCTCCCCCTGCTGGCTGCCTGCACATCCCTCAAGCTGGAAAGGGATCGCCAAGGCCAGCTTTGGGCCCCCCACTCTCTGACACCCCCAGCCCCCATTCCCTATGGAGAAAGTGGAGTCCAAAGTCATCTTCTCCATCCTCCTGCCTCTAGGGGAGCCAAGAATCACGCTCCTCCATGAGGCCCTCGGCAGGTTGAGCCTGGGTGGAAAGGGTTCACAgtcccccctccccatttcccagaGCCTGGGGGCCCAGCCAGGGCCCTGGTCCCGCCCTCGGTGACCGTTCGAGAAGGCTACCTGCTCAAGCGCAAGGAAGAGCCCGCCGGCCTGGCCACACGCTTTGCGTTCAAGAAGCGCTACTTCCGGCTCAGCGGGGAGATGCTCTCCTACTCTAGGAGTCCTGAGTGTCAGGTGGGGCTCCAGCCCACTGTGGAGGGTTTTCCAGGGGTGGCTTCACTCATAGAGCTGCCTCTTTGTACCCAGGGAGATACTGAGGTCCAGGAGGGGACAAGGACTGCCCAAGGCCCCGTGGCAGCTTAGCAAGTCCAAACTCTGAGGCCAGGCTCTGCTCATATCTTTGGGTCAGTGTGGGCACAGGACACGGACAGGTAAACGCCTACACATAGCATCAAACATTCTTCAGAACAGGCACCTCTGGTGGCTGGGACGTATCCTCCCAGATGTGGACATGCACAGGGCATGGACACTGCTGAACCCCACTCAGATGTGACCACCCAGGTCTCTGCCCACATACCATAGAGACTCACAATTGGATCTGTTCACCCAGAGGTACATGCCCGGCTGGACAGGCACTCACATCCAGacatttgttcactcattcattcatccatcaggcATTTAttcgagcacctactgtgtaccatgCAGTGTTCTGGTCACTGGAGATACCACAGTAAACAAGACATAaactccctgccctcatggggctgcCATTCAAGCCTAGCACAAACTGAGACACACACTGGATCTACCCATTCTGTGTCTGCACATGTACAGACCATAATAGCTAACACTGGAGAGGGTGCCCACAACTTACTCTTTCTACTTTATCAGCAGAGTGTAGATTCTAGAGTTCAACTCTCTGGGTTTCAATTCTGGCTCCACCAGCTGAGTGACCACAGGAGGGTCCTTTAATcctcttgtgcctcagtttcctcatctataagttGGGAGGAATAATAGACCCAGCCTCAGAAATGTGTTGTAATGATGAAATAAGTTGAGAAATGTATCGTGCTTAAACTACATCTCAAGCGCTGTGTCGGGATTGCGATGGTGGAAACTGCTGTCCAGAGACGTTGTCACTTAGAGAGTGATGGGCCGGGACTGCAGGACTCACGGAACTGCCAAGTGGACACGCACATAGCACAGATGCGCGGGGTGAATGTCCCCACGCCAAGGCACACACCCACAGGAAAGCTGTCCCTGGGCACAGCCACGCCAGCCCCAGCCCCCGGCCGGCCCGGCAGCGACAGTCCTCTCTCACAGACGCGATCCTCCATGCCGGTGTCGCACATCCGCGCCGTGGAGCGCGTGGACGAGGGCGCCTTCCAGCTGCCGCACGTGATGCAGGTGGTGACGCAGGACGGCGCGGGAGCGCTGCACACCACCTACCTCCAGTGCAAGGTGAGGCGCTGCGAATATGAGGGAGGAGCGGAGGGAGCCCCTTGGGTCAAACCCCACCTCTGACCGCCCCCCACCAACTCCCTGAAGAACGTGAACGAGCTCAACCAGTGGCTATCGGCCCTGCGCAAGGCCAGCGCCCCCAATCCGGACAAGCTGGCCGCTTGGCACCCCGGTGCGTTCCGCAGCGCGCACTGGACCTGCTGCCTCCAGGCCGAGCGCTCaggtgagggggcggggaggggcggactcaggccccgccctccacaccTGTCAATCAGAGAGTGTCCCACCTCATCTGGGTTGGCGCTGCAACTTTGGGcgagttccttaacctctctcttGCCTTGAAGTCTCCCCAAGTGTGAAATGGGGTTGATAATAGTGTCCACCTtgtagggctgctgtgaggagtaAATAAGTTGACATATGCAAAGcgattagaacactgcctggcacacagataCCTTTCAAGCACCCACTAAACACCGGGCGTCTAGTGGTACACAGACATCAGGCTTGCTCTCAAGGAAAACAAGTGAATAACCAGACCATTGTAATACAGTGTTACAAGTGCCAAGGTGTGGCTTTTGAGACTCCAGAGAACACCTCTGACCCAGCCCCAGGGTAGGACAGCAAGAAGGGCTTCCTGGAGTAGGTGCCACTTAAATGTGACCTGAGAAGGATAAGAGTTAAGTAGTGAAGTTGGAGGaaggaagagtgttccaggcagagcaaACGTGGGCTGAAGGATTGAAAAAGGTCTGTGGCTAGAGCGTAGAATgtgggagggggatggagagaagtgagACTATGGCTCTTCTGGGCGAAGGTTGAGGCGGTGGGGCTGAGGGAAGTAGTAGGTTTGAAGGGTGATTTtagaggcagaggggcagggcttGGCCATGGGGCTTCTGAAAGGGGAATGGGAGGTTAATGATGATGCCGTGTTCCCCTCAGCTGCCGGTTGCAGCCGCACACACTCAGCCGTCACCCTGGGGGACTGGAGTGACCCGCTGGATCCCGACGCTGAGACCCAAATGGTGTATCGGCAGTTGCTTCTAGGGCGGGACCGGCTCAGGTGGGTCCTCCCCACCACCCAACCCACTTCACTATGCCCTGCTGGGGCAGCTACCCACTGTGCCCTCCCACGTCCACATGTTCTTTCTTTCCATGTGCATCTGATGAGCTTCCGGGGGCGCAGGCTCCAGGGAAGGACGGGGAAGCATCCTCAGGCGGACCCTAATGTGGAACTGGAtcttgggatcttttttttttttttttaatttttactttttggtcatgctacgcagcatgtggggtcttagttccctgacgagggatcgaacccgcacccactgcattggacgcacagaatcttaaccactggaccgccagggaagtcccatggatcTTGGGATCTTTTGATACCCAGGACTCCAGAGACACAGGGCACAGAGCTTGGATGTGTCCCTCCACCTTGCTGGCTGGCCTCAGGATCACTGTCATTCAGTGACGGAGATGTGTTCCAACTCATAGTGTGGATTCTGAAGCTggcctgcctgggttcaaatcctggactggctactcactggctgtgtgatctcggGCGAGTTGCTTACCTCctctacctcagtttcctcatctggaaaataaggGTACCAATTGTACATACCTCATGAGGTTGTCCTAAGGAACAAATGAGTTAATACAGGTAAAGCACTTTGTAGGTGCCTGGCCACATAATTAGCTTTCAATAAAGGGTAACAATTATTATTATgctctgtgaccttaggtaagttacattacttctctgtgtctcagtgatCATCTGTATAACGGAGCTAACAGTAAGTACCTACATGTGTTTTGTGCTAATTAAATGAGTTTAAACATGTAAAGGGCTTAGAATAGGATCTGACATGCTATAAATGTTTGCTGTGATGATGAGGATGGTTTAGTGGGAACCTGTAATGTCTCCGTCAACCAGCAGAATCTCTGGGTTCGAGAGCAGCATTGGGACTCAGGAACCAGCTTGCTTTTCCCCCTCTTAACTTTCAGGATGAAATTCCTGGAGGATTCCACCCTGGATACGACTCCCGAGGCAGACACAGAGAAGGGCTCCAGTGCCACGGAAGGTAAGGGGATAAGGAGGTCCCTTTTCTTTGCCCTCTCTGATACCTCCCACAACTTGCTCAGCACCCCGCCCTGTcctcccctcccactctcctcTTTCCAGTCCACCAGCAGGCCAGTGGCTGTGTGTATGCGGCCCGGGCACATTTTAGGATCTCAGGGCACCAGGCACATATGGGGCCTGAGGAAGCCACTGGATCTGAATTACAGCAGCCTGCCCTGGCCTCGCTGAGCCCCTGtggcctccttttctttctcccagggGCCTGTCCTGCTGCCCTGGCTCACCAGAGAGAGGCAGCTGCCCGTCTGCTGGAGGTGCTCGCAGACCTGAATCAAGCCCACGAGGAGttccagcctcaggagcagcggaagGTGGCCCCGGGCCCCCTGAGGCCCTGAGGACACGCCAGAGCCAGCCTGAAAGGAGGCGAAAGGAGCTGGTGGGCCCTTCTCAGCGTCCCCTGGCCCAGGAGTCTCCTCGTGGCTGTCTGGTACCTCGTGGctgctgtggcttgcaggctcctgGAGAAATCCTAATCCCATGTGTCCTAAGCTGAGAACCCAGGCATGGAAACCCTTTGGCAGGGGACCATCCTTGCACTGAATGAGTCTTACCCTCTGGGTTGAGGCACTCTGGAGTGGATGGAATAAGGAACCTGACCCACTTGTCTCAGCCTGAGGTTTCTGCTTCACAGGACTGGCCTCTGCCCACACTGACATGGCCAGCCTGGCCCTGAGCTGCTGGATACGGCTGTACCTGAATCCCTGATGCCCATGTGGCCTTGTTGGCCCAGATAGGCACTAAACAGGCTCAGCCCTTCTGTTTTCATGTCTGCCAATCCCTGTAGCCACATTGATCCTCCTGAACCCTGTCCTTGGCCGAGAATCCTAACCACAAGCCTCCAGAATCAGGTGCCCTTGGGAATAACTGAGGCCGAGAGCCCAGCGTGCGTGACTCAGACCCTTGGGAGACTTTGGACCaggctctttccctctctttgagcctcagtttaccctgTATAAAATGAGGAGGGAGTGAGTCTAGATGTGTGGTTTTCAAAATGGGTTCCATGGGGATAGTGTGGGAGCCAGGGAGGGATTTCTCAGACTGTGGTTCAAAGCCCACCCTCAGGTTGTctgctagaaatgcagattcctgggaccGCCCCCAGATCTTCTGAATCAGCATCTGAGGGAGCGTGAGGGCAGGAATCAGGGTTTGAAACAAGTTCCACAGGTGATGTGGTTGCACATGAGATTTGAGGACCATGGGGCTGGGTGGTTTTGTATATTGAGGTGAGATTTTGTTTGAGAATTAATCACAGAAGGTAAAGTGTTTGGGAACACCCAACTGGCAGAATTGGAAGGGCCTCCAAAGACTCATTTCCAGTTTTGTGTGACTAGAGGGTAGGACAGAAACCTAAGCCTATCTGGCTGGGGGAGTGGGGTGTGGTGGCGGTAACATGGACCAGATGCAGTGCTATCCTGAGCGTGGCCGGAAGGGGTCGCCTGGAGCCGTGGCGTCCACCACAGCTTCCTAGCATCCTGGGATGTTGCAGAGACTGACAGGAGACTTGCTGCAGATCCCGGGATACGTCCCTGTCTCTCTCTAGACAGAACCTGGTCCtcctccctgagggcagaggctggggcgCTGAGGTTCCAACGAGCCGATCACGGCGTCTCCCAGCTCCTCCATATTTTCCAGGAGGCTGGCAGCTCCCAGCCTGAGTTCCTGGTTCCTAGTAATTGTACCAGGGAGCAGCTGTGCGCGTGCTTGAGAGCAGAGCTTTCACCTGTGCCCTCTTGGGGACTAGGATTGGGAGGGTCTGCCTCTGCCACCATCACACCCCCTGCCTGCCCCAGGACAAGAGAAGTATGGGGACCCTCCATCTCCAGCTGCCCAAGGCTGACGGGGCAATGGTCCTGGGTCATTTTGTTGCAAGCGCCCCCATGGGATGGACCGAAAGCCCCCAGAAACAGAGCCACGCACACCCCTTCTTGACAGGA from Globicephala melas chromosome 13, mGloMel1.2, whole genome shotgun sequence carries:
- the RASAL1 gene encoding rasGAP-activating-like protein 1 isoform X2 — protein: MAKSSSLNVRVVEGRALPAKDVSGSSDPYCIVKVDDEVVARTATIWRSLSPFWGEEYTVHLPLDFHHLAFYVLDEDTVGHDDIIGKISLSREAITADPRGIDSWINLSHVDPDAEVQGEICLAVQMLEDVRGRCLRCHVLQARDLAPRDISGTSDPFARVFWGSQSLETSTIKKTRFPHWDEVLELREMPGPPSPLRVELWDWDMVGKNDFLGMVEFPPQVLQQNPPNGWFHLLPFPRAEEDSGGSLGALRLKVRLTEDRVLPSQYYQPLRELLMESVLGPAEEDAASPLAVLEELTSGDCRQELATKLVKLFLGQGLAGPFLDYLTRREVARTTDPNTLFRSNSLASKSMEQFLKLVGMPYLHEVLRPVINRVFEEKKYMELDPCKMDLGRTRRISFKGVPSEEHVREASLGLLTGYLGPIVDTIVGSVGRCPPAIRLAFKQLRQCVEERFPQAEHKDVKNLAISGFLFLRFFAPAILTPKLFDLRDQHADPQTRRSLLLLAKAVQSIGNLGQQLGQGKELWMAPLHPFLLQSISRVRDFLDQLVDVDGKEEPGGPARALVPPSVTVREGYLLKRKEEPAGLATRFAFKKRYFRLSGEMLSYSRSPECQRCVGIAMVETAVQRRCHLESDGPGLQDSRNCQVDTHIAQMRGVNVPTPRHTPTGKLSLGTATPAPAPGRPGSDSPLSQTRSSMPVSHIRAVERVDEGAFQLPHVMQVVTQDGAGALHTTYLQCKNVNELNQWLSALRKASAPNPDKLAAWHPGAFRSAHWTCCLQAERSAAGCSRTHSAVTLGDWSDPLDPDAETQMVYRQLLLGRDRLRMKFLEDSTLDTTPEADTEKGSSATEGACPAALAHQREAAARLLEVLADLNQAHEEFQPQEQRKVAPGPLRP
- the RASAL1 gene encoding rasGAP-activating-like protein 1 isoform X1; this translates as MTPSPPRYSLGTWTSSWPESLGLGAMAKSSSLNVRVVEGRALPAKDVSGSSDPYCIVKVDDEVVARTATIWRSLSPFWGEEYTVHLPLDFHHLAFYVLDEDTVGHDDIIGKISLSREAITADPRGIDSWINLSHVDPDAEVQGEICLAVQMLEDVRGRCLRCHVLQARDLAPRDISGTSDPFARVFWGSQSLETSTIKKTRFPHWDEVLELREMPGPPSPLRVELWDWDMVGKNDFLGMVEFPPQVLQQNPPNGWFHLLPFPRAEEDSGGSLGALRLKVRLTEDRVLPSQYYQPLRELLMESVLGPAEEDAASPLAVLEELTSGDCRQELATKLVKLFLGQGLAGPFLDYLTRREVARTTDPNTLFRSNSLASKSMEQFLKLVGMPYLHEVLRPVINRVFEEKKYMELDPCKMDLGRTRRISFKGVPSEEHVREASLGLLTGYLGPIVDTIVGSVGRCPPAIRLAFKQLRQCVEERFPQAEHKDVKNLAISGFLFLRFFAPAILTPKLFDLRDQHADPQTRRSLLLLAKAVQSIGNLGQQLGQGKELWMAPLHPFLLQSISRVRDFLDQLVDVDGKEEPGGPARALVPPSVTVREGYLLKRKEEPAGLATRFAFKKRYFRLSGEMLSYSRSPECQRCVGIAMVETAVQRRCHLESDGPGLQDSRNCQVDTHIAQMRGVNVPTPRHTPTGKLSLGTATPAPAPGRPGSDSPLSQTRSSMPVSHIRAVERVDEGAFQLPHVMQVVTQDGAGALHTTYLQCKNVNELNQWLSALRKASAPNPDKLAAWHPGAFRSAHWTCCLQAERSAAGCSRTHSAVTLGDWSDPLDPDAETQMVYRQLLLGRDRLRMKFLEDSTLDTTPEADTEKGSSATEGACPAALAHQREAAARLLEVLADLNQAHEEFQPQEQRKVAPGPLRP